The Corylus avellana chromosome ca11, CavTom2PMs-1.0 genome contains the following window.
CAATAGAAAATCTTTCTTATGAGATAATCCAATGATCTAATATATGAACTGAACATATATGAACTAGAATGTATATCAAGCGTTCAGTTGCTCTAAGAAATCTGCAAGGTGCTTGCATGTATTTGATCAAATTTGGAGTTGATTCCAATGATGCATTTTACCACAAAGAAATTCCAAAATGATGGTTCTATGACTGGTGGTgcatttgattttgaaagagCAACGACATCACTTTCCAATCAGTCATTGTCGTCGTCTAAGAAGGTAACTCTTGCGAGGCACGGCCTTAGCTCTTGGAATGAAGAGAGTAAAGTTCAGGTGTGTTCCTCCTCtgcttttttaaaatctttatcCATCTTCTATTATGTTTCAGCATTATCCTATAATCATgttagaatgaaaaaaaaaaaaaaaaaaaaaaaatcaaagttatGCACATTAAAAAACTAAGTATTTTCAGTTTCATTCGTTGACAAGAAACAGAAGTACCTGAACTgctaaaattgattttcactatATACAAATGTTTATGTTGCTATTCTCTTTCACTGTATTAGGATTTAAGGAACCATTTAACCCGACTTAGttaatcatttttcttgaagGCTTCTATGGTTGAACAAAAGTTCAAGTCCCACTCTTCACCTTGTCTATTATCATTATATTGAgggtaatgctatttagtagactcgtTACAATTGTCATACAACTGGTAACGTGGTAGTAAAAATCAACACTTGGATCAGcacttgtaaaagaaaaaaaatcacttcaTTCTTTAGAGTATCTAGCGACTAACTTGGTTGCTATATCAACATTCAGGGAAGCTCAAACTTATCAATCCTAACAGAAACTGGAGTGAGGCAAGCAGAGAGGTATAGAAAAGCCTGGGCAAATATATACTTTGATGAATGCTTTTCAAGTCCAATATCTCGTGCTAAGGTTCGACTAACACAATTTAGTGTGCTGATTTTTAATACTTTACCAATTTTATCTCTAAGTGTTTAATGCAGTCCACTGCTGAAGTTATATGGCAAGGGAGGGAAGAACCACTTGTTTTCCTTGATTCGCTGAAGGAAGCCCATCTATTTTTTCTTGAAGGCATGAAAAATGGTCCGTCTCCTTTTTATACTGAGAGTTCTAAAACTTCAGAGCTGTGTTTGATGCAACTCTATCTAATTCGTAGTGACCTTATTAGATTGATTTACTTTATATCTTACACATTGAATTTAGTCATCTCTAGCTAGCTTGAAACTTGCTTTAGTTAAATTGTAGATTTATAATGGTCCTTGGAGGCAGTGGATGCTAAGGAGAGATATCCAAAGGAGTATACCACATGGAGAGAAGATCCTGCTAATTTCTATGTGAATGGTGTCTACCCTATACGAAAACTATGGGCAACGGCAAGAGAGGCTTGGAGGGAAATGTTACTCTCACCGGTACGCTTTTCCCTTTCTCTACCATTGTTTTACTATTTTCAGGTTTCAACTCAATATAGTTACGGTATGAATATCTTTCTCATTTATGATGGGGGAGAATTTTTTGGTTGTCACTCACAATAATGTTGCTGGTCTTTGGATAATGTTGGTAGCGTATTATAAAGACTGTTATAATATAGGCTTTCTATATAGGTTTGATAATTTCCTTCCCTATACATTTTCCTTGGTTAGTTGATTGTAACCTAACATCTTATTTGTATTGTATTCACTTACCACCGTTTCCCAATAAATGGGGATCATTTATATTGTAAAGATCAACCATGTAACACGTCATGTTCTGCTTTGGACTTATGGTGTGACCAATCAAacaataagagcaaaatgtagcCCTAGTGGGCAATATAATGTCAAACCACCCGAAAATCCTGCctccattttctctcattttccacttttctctttaattttctatttcattatgaaatcCTTCAAAGACTGTAAGTAAAACCGCTTAATTCATACTGGTGTACCCCAAGTCTGATGTGATAGTGTTAGCTgctgttgttttgttttgttgttgctgttgtgtgttcttttcttttactggGTTACCTTCATGTCTTTTGCACATTTTAGAATGGCACTGCTGCTCCAATGATACATTTCTCATCACTTCTTCACTGGTTAGCTGAACAGTAAAATAAACCATTTCATCATCTTTTGATAACCATGAGATATCATTGGAGTGAAATATAACACATTATGCACTATAATTTCCTTTGACAGTCAACCCTAACAAAGCTTTTAATGGTTCAGGTTCTGAGCAATAGATATGAATAATGGCGGAATATCTGTTTTTAACTTCAACAAAAGAGGAGAAGCAATGCTTCAATCTTTAAACATGACAGCCCACATGTATGGTGATCACTTCTATATTTACTATTTACTAAAACTTATTGATATGGAACTCACTGATGAGAAAGAAGCTTACCTTACTGCCCAACATCTAAGGACACAGAATTCACACCGCAGAATCATACAACACTAAACTGGTTTATGCCTGTAAGGGTTTCAGGTTTGAAATTGAGAAACTTACACTCGAATTTATTTGCAATGATGTATGGCTGGGGCTGTGCATTTTAATggcatgtttattttattttttNNNNNNNNNNNNNNNNNNNNNNNNNNNNNNNNNNNNNNNNNNNNNNNNNNNNNNNNNNNNNNNNNNNNNNNNNNNNNNNNNNNNNNNNNNNNNNNNNNNNcacacactcacacacactaatcactattatcatattacatatagtattatttagttaatatgttaaaatgttaatgcttaatatgggtcaagtatataatgtcaatattaatatatattgtatcttatatataaacatttatatacttatatggttatatgattgtatcattatctgatttatatgggtaatgggtcaatgttaattgttataacttatatacttatattatatgttctcattatcacgattcatgatatatgatttaaattcaaattgttaagtttttatttaccataaattgtgattataaatttataatgtgtaaattataagaaacacattagttacttaattattaatcatttaatctaatagtaatactcaaactctaagtaataaattcatatgatgtaatggtcatacactcatacttaaattttatgatcatattatctcacaattaatattaatattatcttagatctaagatcatgtgatacatcatatatgttttataagaataaagtatataattataatgtattgattaaataacacaataacttatgcagatataccatataattatataatgattaatgattatgtgatatatacgattccaatttccaaagtataaactatctaattataatatttgtattaaatgacacaataacttgtgcggTTGTACACTTgtactatataattatatcatatgataaaatgattaatgatattatatatatatataatatatatacacacatatacataaataactaaaaaaaaacaaaggtatataatatatttgttattattgagtgaATGAGTaatattgattatatattgttatttgttacttaataaaaaatatatgagccgagcttaataagcgaggcgagccttatacgagccaagctcacgagttagccgagtcgagccgagcttgcttcgtttaatattcgagctaggatttgtgttcacgaagtgcttcacttaatattcgagtcgagcacgagccgggcttatgcgagccgagcccgagcttgctcgcgagacgcttcgctcacttaacagccctaggtCACTCTTACCTGTCTAAGCTACACGAAACACTACTGAATgtgttaaagaaaataattttgtaattaacCTCAATGTTCATACTTTTATAAACACATGTGATTGTAGTTTAAGAAAATGGTTCTACAAACTGTTATCTTTTTCCAGGGAgttatttttgtttggatttaGTTGTAATTTATTCTCGTTTTGTTGAATGGAGGGGATGCATGGGGGTTGGCTTTAATACTTTTTAGCAAGTGTGTGTCAGCTCTATATGCTGACTTGTTGCGATCAACACTTCCTTCTGGATGTTTTACCCAACACAATCAGTTTTAAGGTATCTacaattatgattttttcattCTAGTTGTCCTCTAATTTTAGTTAGTGCCCGTATGGTTAAATATATTTGCACTATGCCAGAATCAGTGCATTTTGGTTGTCTATTGTTGAAACAATGTGTAGGTTTCTGTTACTCTTAAAATTAATGAGTGCATTTTTCTTCCCCATTATCTGTTTCTGCATATCTCTCACTTGCTGTTTTTTAATCTGAAAATAGGACACACACCTTTTACTTACTGGGGGAATAGAAAAAATTCTTCGTATGTATGATTTAAATCGCCCAGATGCACCTCCAACGGAAGTGGATAAGTCTCCTGGGTCAGTCAGAACTGTTGCATGGCTCCATAGTGATCAGACAATATTAAGTTCTTGTACTGATATGGGGGGTGTAAGGTATAAATGAAGCTACTGTCTTTTTTGTATTACTTGTTGAAGCTTGGATTGTTTGCCAAATATACTTAAGTTTTTAGTGAATGCACAACAGATTATGGGACATAAGAAGTGGTAAAATTGTCCAAACACTTGAGACCAAGTCATCTGTGACTAGTGCCGAAGTGAGTCAAGATGGTCGTTATATCACAACTGCCGATGGGTCTACTGTTAAATTCTGGGATGCAAACTAGTAAGTTTCAAGCCAGGTTTCTATTTCTTCTGCTACAATTCCAGCTTGTGTGgcttatgatatttttttttttctgttttccagCTTTGGGTTAGTGAAGAGTTACAACATGCCATGCACAGTAGAGTCGGCTTCCTTGGAACCAAAGTATGGGAATAAGTTTATTGCTGGAGGAGAAGATATGTGGATTCGGGTATTTGATTTTCATACTGGTGAAGAGATTGGTATGTACTCCAGCTTGAATTATTTGGTTGAAAAAATCCCAGTGTTATATACATTTAGTGCTGGATTTCGATAACATTAAATGGGTTTTCTCTTACTACTTCCTAATCATAGTTTACATTGATTTTCCACGTGATTATTCATTTGAAAGTATTAGTTGTAATATGTTTTCATTTATACAGCATTTAGATTAGACAGCCTGTCTGATGCTGTAAAGATATGTAGATCTTTTGTTGCGTTTCTGATTCTATGCCGTAGTGATATGTCTGTATATGGATGCAGCATGCAATAAAGGTCACCATGGCCCTGTACACTGTGTGCGTTTCTCACCAGGAGGGGAATCATATGCCTCTGGATCTGAGGATGGAACCATTAGAATATGGCAGACTGGCCCCTTGACCCAAGATGACGCCGAGGCACTCACAGCAAATGGATCAGCTGGAAAGGTGAAGGTAACCGCAGAAGAGGTTTCACGCAAGATTGAAGGATTTCAGATTGAAGATGAGGGAAACCCCAGAGAGAAGGAAGAGGCGGGGAACGAGTGACATGGAGTGACATGGCCGACTACTATATTGCCCATTGCTGGCCATATTGCTTTGCTGTTCTAGATGTTACTTCATGCTATGGGATATGGACTGAAGTCGCTGAAGTGAACCTTTTTTTTGTACAATTTAGTTAATGCTGCATTGCATAGAGATATGGATCAGACCAAATCAACAGCTATCTCACCAGATCTCCGCCCTATTCTTATTTATATTATGGTAGGTTGTATAATGGAAGACCGCTGATCAGGTGGTGTCGAGTCCTGTCTCCATCCGGACAGCCTTATCCTGGACATTTGTTGAAATCCATAGAAAacgtgatttatttttttttgttttagtttgtcatcttttgtttcatgttttGTATCTCATTGATGTACCATCATGTTTTCCAGATGAAATGCTTGTACACCTTGCACCTACAAACCATCAAAATGTTCCTAGTTGCCCTTGGGTCAAATTTGACTGAtagtttggatggaaaatgcCGCACGTGAGTGGCACACCTCAATCATTTTGAAGTTATTAATGTACCATTAGTGTGAAATTGcattgttttaggaaaaaaagagTTAATGCTGGTAGATAGGAGTCATAGGACCTTTGTTGTGGGAGGGTTGGTCGCAATCAGCTTATATTATTATAGGTAGGGGTGGGAGTCGGATAATTCGGTTACAAAAATTGGATTTTCGCATTTTGCACCACCATTGTTGGTAACGTCGAAATTTTTACCGACTTATTTTGCAAACATTTTGTTCCGTTACCGAATGACGGTCGGTAACGTTGGTTCGGTAATATCGGTCGGAAATGGTGGTTAGTAATGTAGGTAagcaaagaaatagaaaattggTTGGCAAAGTCTGTTGATGTCGATTAGTATAGTTGGTTCggttagaaaatgttatttcaccTACCGAATTGAGTTTGTTAGAAATAGAAAAAGCCTATCGGCTATCAGTTAAACGGTGTCAGTAagcggttaatttgcccactcCTAAATTGATAGGGTGGCCACCCCTATCATTAATTTACCCACCCCTCACCCCTAATGATAGGGCCACACCCCTAATGATAGGGGTGGCCACGACGAATACCGTCTGTTGTGGGCCACAACAAATTGGTTGAAAGCTTGATACTTCTCATTAAACACTCTGCCCTTGGAATATGAGGAATATAAGTACAAACTTGGAAATAATATTGGGTGGAATCAAGTAGAAAATGCAGTGTGAACAAGTGTTGAGAATTGAACACATTGGATTACGACTGCAATCTAATGCAAACTACTACGCCTTTATTGAACAAAATTAGGTTTGCTTAATTGAACTAAGTTCTTAATTTGCATCAGAA
Protein-coding sequences here:
- the LOC132165376 gene encoding uncharacterized protein LOC132165376, giving the protein MDKKRVAVPLVCHGHSRPVVDLFYSPVTPDGFFLISASKDSNPMLRNGETGDWIGTFEGHKGAVWSCCLDTNALRAATGSADFTAKIWDALTGDELHSFEHKHIVRASAFSEDTHLLLTGGIEKILRMYDLNRPDAPPTEVDKSPGSVRTVAWLHSDQTILSSCTDMGGVRLWDIRSGKIVQTLETKSSVTSAEVSQDGRYITTADGSTVKFWDANYFGLVKSYNMPCTVESASLEPKYGNKFIAGGEDMWIRVFDFHTGEEIACNKGHHGPVHCVRFSPGGESYASGSEDGTIRIWQTGPLTQDDAEALTANGSAGKVKVTAEEVSRKIEGFQIEDEGNPREKEEAGNE
- the LOC132164906 gene encoding probable 2-carboxy-D-arabinitol-1-phosphatase, yielding MMHFTTKKFQNDGSMTGGAFDFERATTSLSNQSLSSSKKVTLARHGLSSWNEESKVQGSSNLSILTETGVRQAERYRKAWANIYFDECFSSPISRAKSTAEVIWQGREEPLVFLDSLKEAHLFFLEGMKNVDAKERYPKEYTTWREDPANFYVNGVYPIRKLWATAREAWREMLLSPVLSNRYE